A single genomic interval of Paenibacillus macerans harbors:
- a CDS encoding LysM peptidoglycan-binding domain-containing protein encodes MKIHIVKKGDTLFELSKKYNVPLQKLIDANPQIANPDVLNVGDKVKIPAEAVPIGGETGKIYKHVVKQGDTLWKLANAWGLSLQTLIAANPQLKDPNQLTVGEIVNIPAGAGQAWGEHGNPNPNPNPENIGTMPAQTGKKNTAPIAGMAGKKSTAPITGAEMAPKTNIAPEAVKPAPKEAPKEEVPKPMNVEPVNLQPIQAEQPKTVPMEIKIEVEQIQYETTKLEPMKVEPIKHEPIKHEPIKYEPIKYEPAKYEPMHYEPAKYEPVAYTPMKSEPANLAPISYEPMKSESTGLGPISYEPMKSEPYGYGPVSPSAYEPMKSEPQAYAPLTAQYPTAQLPEYANPQYPHYQPLQPTSVFPAMAYPTQSPCGCSGNVPHTYQQPESYHPFYQYNVPAEAVSSSNIPQFPQVQAAMGHIPEGEYPGLSNAGAPMYTMPEAGGNTSPAENNYPMFSMHHYPTPEPQYVSPESYANAPFSQGAPWHHGPGTLPYYGQPMPAYPSAVSPLAQAAPFMPGYPLNYPAPLTQGASWGNEPLKGEVSPLESMKGYSQREAHTAEIQAEAEPAGTSEIQQAGPAKNVKISGGPDSVKPRKKQGKSRSDGAGKKSSGKLKTSGRRNPWINA; translated from the coding sequence GTGAAAATTCATATTGTCAAGAAAGGCGATACTTTGTTTGAGCTTTCAAAAAAGTATAATGTGCCTCTGCAGAAATTGATCGATGCCAACCCGCAAATCGCAAATCCCGACGTATTGAACGTAGGCGACAAGGTGAAGATTCCTGCCGAGGCGGTGCCGATCGGCGGGGAGACGGGCAAAATTTATAAGCATGTCGTCAAGCAGGGCGATACGTTGTGGAAGCTGGCGAATGCATGGGGACTTTCCTTGCAGACATTGATCGCCGCGAATCCGCAATTGAAAGATCCGAACCAGCTGACGGTTGGCGAAATCGTCAACATTCCCGCGGGGGCAGGCCAGGCCTGGGGAGAGCACGGCAATCCGAATCCGAATCCCAATCCGGAGAATATCGGGACAATGCCGGCCCAAACCGGCAAGAAAAACACGGCGCCCATCGCAGGCATGGCCGGCAAAAAGAGCACGGCTCCTATTACCGGGGCGGAAATGGCACCCAAAACCAATATCGCGCCGGAAGCCGTTAAGCCCGCCCCCAAGGAAGCTCCGAAGGAGGAGGTTCCTAAGCCGATGAATGTGGAGCCTGTAAATTTGCAGCCGATACAGGCGGAGCAGCCGAAGACGGTGCCGATGGAGATTAAAATCGAGGTCGAGCAGATCCAATACGAAACGACCAAACTGGAGCCTATGAAGGTTGAGCCGATCAAACACGAGCCGATCAAACACGAGCCGATCAAGTATGAACCCATCAAGTATGAGCCGGCAAAATATGAGCCCATGCATTATGAACCCGCCAAGTATGAGCCTGTAGCTTACACGCCGATGAAATCCGAACCGGCCAATCTCGCCCCGATCTCTTACGAGCCGATGAAATCGGAGTCGACCGGCCTTGGCCCGATCTCTTACGAGCCAATGAAATCGGAACCGTACGGTTATGGGCCGGTAAGTCCATCTGCCTATGAACCGATGAAGTCAGAGCCACAGGCATACGCACCTTTAACTGCCCAATATCCGACGGCACAGCTGCCTGAATATGCAAACCCTCAATATCCGCACTATCAACCGCTTCAGCCTACGTCCGTATTCCCCGCAATGGCTTATCCAACTCAATCCCCATGCGGATGTTCGGGGAATGTCCCGCATACCTACCAGCAGCCGGAGAGCTACCATCCTTTTTACCAATACAATGTACCCGCGGAAGCCGTATCTTCCTCCAATATTCCGCAGTTTCCGCAGGTGCAGGCTGCAATGGGGCATATTCCGGAAGGGGAGTATCCGGGGTTATCGAATGCAGGCGCACCGATGTACACGATGCCGGAAGCAGGCGGGAATACCAGCCCGGCAGAAAACAATTATCCTATGTTTAGCATGCACCATTATCCGACACCTGAACCGCAGTATGTGTCTCCCGAATCCTATGCCAATGCGCCGTTTTCTCAAGGAGCGCCCTGGCATCATGGCCCAGGAACTCTGCCGTATTATGGACAGCCGATGCCGGCATACCCGTCTGCGGTTTCACCCTTGGCCCAAGCGGCGCCGTTTATGCCGGGGTATCCTTTAAACTATCCGGCTCCTTTGACTCAAGGGGCGTCCTGGGGGAATGAACCGCTTAAAGGCGAAGTTAGCCCGCTGGAAAGTATGAAAGGTTATTCTCAGAGGGAGGCGCATACGGCGGAAATCCAGGCGGAAGCCGAACCGGCAGGAACATCGGAAATCCAGCAAGCAGGCCCCGCTAAAAATGTTAAAATCTCGGGCGGCCCGGATTCGGTAAAACCTCGCAAAAAGCAAGGCAAGTCCAGATCAGATGGGGCCGGAAAAAAAAGCTCGGGCAAACTCAAAACGTCCGGCCGCCGGAATCCGTGGATTAATGCTTAA